In the genome of Christensenella timonensis, one region contains:
- a CDS encoding EAL domain-containing protein → MFFALPQPGRAAPQKAVRVGVFELEGFYGKDAKGRDAGYGFDYLNEISQYSGLTFEYVYGTWDECLKRLEAGEIDLLDYALKTPEREAKFDFTAYPTGTNFGRMYALDENEALTFNDYDVFDGIRVGFMEANSRNEDFRTFEKEHGFTVTKVLYPDMASLVYALHAGEVDAIVSNNFRNTEGEKPVAQFAPASFYMMTAKGNAQLLETVDEALEQIQIEKPGFDEALYQEYFGGQSEQLLLTAKEIDYINNAPPIRFICDRRWAPFESLGADGQPQGINVDILRLVADKTGLDFDFMGGYEYDEAIDMVGSGEADMLLSYDNNPDEARNLGMSLSDTFLKCPIVIVGRTVAVAPDAVFALPSIYVPHREYVQHYYPQNKIVYYDNVEDCYQAIEAGEADFTMENLYAATDSIHKRYPSLMISAVTTLSDEFSFAFREDADPVLLGILNKSIPSITEAQFNSLLLENTSAQQASPLMVMVEQYSTQIIAVMLVIIGLLIASLVYIVVSQKKYKQRLWKMAYIDPLTGLGNLNKFKADAQKLLEQNGKVTYNIVKLDIRGFNLINEIYGFDEGNRVLCGVAKAIGMLADPRTDVYGRLNDDEFALLKAYEGPDSARRDTEEDFERFKKESSRITGRNLLFSVGRYMIGQGETDIESIFEKVNYAHNLARKSPDGREQVDYDKELKEKAIRTQEIESTMEEAMARGEFRVYLQPKYRLRDEKLVGAEALARWRKKDGKLVDPVDFIPVFEKNGFVVKLDLYMFTQVCAIVQGWIDEGREPVTVSVNFSRLHLSDPGFVKGLSRIADEYGVPKKYLEIELTETAIVGNEAAFKKVLDQLHGEGFALSMDDFGSGYSSLGLLKDLLVDVIKIDRAFFAGSSDKERANTVIRNIIKMADELGIQTVAEGVESAGYVDFLRDAGCGIVQGYYFAKPMPAEDFFSD, encoded by the coding sequence TTGTTTTTTGCCTTGCCGCAGCCCGGGCGTGCCGCTCCGCAGAAAGCGGTAAGGGTAGGCGTATTTGAGCTGGAAGGTTTTTATGGCAAAGACGCAAAAGGGCGTGACGCCGGCTATGGCTTTGACTATTTGAACGAGATATCCCAATATTCCGGACTTACCTTTGAATATGTATATGGTACGTGGGACGAATGTTTGAAGCGGCTGGAAGCAGGGGAGATCGACCTTTTGGATTATGCCCTGAAAACACCGGAACGGGAAGCGAAGTTTGATTTTACCGCTTATCCTACGGGTACGAATTTCGGCCGCATGTACGCGCTTGATGAAAATGAGGCGCTGACCTTCAACGATTATGACGTTTTTGATGGGATCAGGGTCGGTTTTATGGAGGCGAACAGCAGGAACGAAGATTTCCGTACGTTTGAAAAAGAGCATGGTTTTACGGTAACAAAAGTCCTGTACCCGGATATGGCGTCGCTGGTCTATGCTCTGCACGCCGGCGAAGTGGATGCAATCGTGTCCAACAACTTCCGCAATACGGAAGGGGAAAAACCGGTCGCGCAATTTGCCCCGGCTTCTTTTTATATGATGACCGCCAAAGGGAACGCACAGCTGCTGGAAACGGTGGACGAGGCCCTGGAACAAATACAGATCGAAAAGCCGGGCTTTGATGAAGCGCTTTACCAGGAATACTTTGGAGGGCAATCGGAACAGCTCCTGCTGACGGCCAAAGAGATCGACTATATCAACAACGCCCCGCCGATCCGCTTTATCTGCGACCGGCGCTGGGCGCCGTTCGAGAGCCTTGGCGCGGATGGGCAGCCGCAGGGGATCAACGTGGATATCCTGCGCCTGGTCGCGGACAAAACAGGGCTGGATTTTGATTTCATGGGCGGATACGAGTATGACGAAGCCATTGATATGGTCGGCAGCGGCGAAGCGGATATGCTCCTTAGCTATGATAACAACCCGGACGAGGCGCGAAACCTGGGGATGTCCCTTTCCGACACCTTTTTAAAGTGTCCGATCGTGATCGTGGGAAGGACGGTCGCGGTCGCGCCGGATGCCGTATTCGCACTTCCGTCCATCTATGTGCCGCACAGGGAATATGTGCAGCACTACTACCCGCAAAATAAAATCGTATATTACGACAATGTGGAAGACTGCTACCAGGCGATCGAAGCGGGCGAGGCGGATTTTACGATGGAAAACCTGTATGCCGCCACCGACTCCATCCACAAGCGCTACCCGTCGCTGATGATCTCGGCGGTGACAACGCTTTCCGATGAATTTTCCTTTGCTTTCAGGGAGGACGCAGACCCTGTCCTGCTCGGCATCCTGAATAAGAGTATTCCTTCGATCACGGAGGCGCAGTTCAATTCGCTGCTTTTGGAAAACACCTCCGCACAGCAGGCGTCGCCGCTGATGGTTATGGTCGAGCAATACAGTACGCAGATCATAGCGGTCATGCTCGTTATTATCGGCTTGCTGATCGCCTCCCTCGTCTATATCGTCGTCAGCCAGAAAAAATATAAGCAGCGCCTGTGGAAGATGGCGTATATCGACCCGCTTACGGGGCTGGGGAACCTGAATAAATTCAAGGCGGACGCACAAAAGCTGCTGGAGCAGAACGGGAAGGTTACCTATAATATCGTGAAGCTCGACATCAGGGGCTTCAACCTCATCAACGAAATTTACGGATTTGACGAAGGGAACAGGGTGCTGTGCGGCGTTGCAAAGGCGATCGGGATGCTCGCCGATCCGCGGACGGATGTATATGGACGCTTGAACGACGACGAGTTCGCCCTGTTGAAGGCATATGAAGGGCCGGATAGTGCGCGGCGCGATACGGAAGAAGATTTTGAGCGCTTCAAAAAAGAGAGCAGCCGGATCACGGGGCGCAACCTGCTTTTTTCCGTGGGTCGCTACATGATCGGGCAGGGTGAAACGGATATCGAGTCGATCTTTGAAAAAGTCAATTATGCCCATAATTTAGCGCGCAAAAGCCCGGATGGGCGCGAGCAGGTGGATTACGACAAAGAGCTCAAGGAAAAGGCGATCCGTACGCAGGAGATCGAATCTACCATGGAAGAAGCGATGGCGCGCGGGGAATTCCGCGTCTATTTGCAGCCAAAGTACCGCTTGCGGGATGAGAAATTGGTGGGGGCGGAAGCGCTTGCGCGTTGGCGGAAGAAGGACGGAAAGCTGGTCGATCCGGTGGATTTTATCCCTGTCTTTGAAAAAAACGGCTTTGTCGTCAAGCTTGACCTGTATATGTTCACACAGGTGTGCGCGATCGTGCAAGGCTGGATAGATGAGGGGCGGGAGCCGGTGACGGTATCCGTTAATTTTTCACGCCTGCACCTAAGCGACCCCGGTTTTGTGAAAGGGCTTTCGCGTATTGCGGATGAATACGGCGTACCGAAGAAATACCTGGAGATCGAGCTGACGGAAACGGCGATCGTCGGTAACGAGGCGGCCTTCAAAAAGGTGCTTGACCAACTCCACGGCGAAGGGTTCGCGTTATCAATGGACGATTTTGGCTCCGGCTATTCGTCGCTGGGACTGCTAAAAGACCTGCTCGTGGATGTGATCAAGATCGACCGCGCGTTTTTTGCGGGGAGCAGTGACAAGGAACGCGCGAACACGGTGATCCGCAATATTATCAAAATGGCCGACGAGCTTGGGATACAGACGGTTGCGGAAGGAGTGGAAAGCGCCGGTTACGTTGATTTCCTGCGGGATGCAGGCTGCGGGATCGTGCAGGGATATTATTTTGCAAAACCCATGCCAGCGGAGGATTTTTTCTCCGATTGA
- a CDS encoding amidophosphoribosyltransferase has product MGGVFGVAKRGNCAYDLFFGTDYHSHLGTYRGGMTVYSEGRFLRAIHGIQNSPFRTKFERDVEDLTGPMGIGSISDTAPQPLTVRSHLGTYAVATVGRINNADEIIRKCFQNSFAQFSEMGNGKLNPTELVAALVGSQATLAEGIRYAQEHIEGSMTMLVLTPDGIYAARDNVGRTSLVLGEKEDGYCVASESFSYLNLGYRDVRELGPAEVVLITPEGIEEVLPPKEDMKICSFLWTYYGYPTTCYEGVNVEQMRYESGQLLASHDCVQPDMVAGIPDSGTAYAIGYANASGIPFARPFIKYTPTWPRSFMPQKQDLRNLIAHMKLIPVEGLIRGKKLLLIDDSIVRGTQMRETTEFLYESGAKEVHVRSACPPILYGCKYLSFSRSTSDLELIARKLIAQKEGDVSEKVLREYAEPDSARHAELTEQVCAELHFTSLRYHRLDDLQASVGIDPCKMCTYCWNGKE; this is encoded by the coding sequence TTGGGCGGTGTTTTCGGCGTAGCAAAAAGAGGGAATTGTGCATACGATCTGTTTTTCGGGACGGATTACCATTCACATTTAGGAACCTATCGCGGCGGTATGACGGTATATTCGGAAGGGCGGTTCCTGCGGGCGATCCATGGGATCCAGAATTCCCCGTTCCGTACGAAGTTTGAGCGGGATGTAGAAGACCTCACCGGGCCGATGGGTATCGGCAGCATCTCTGATACCGCGCCGCAGCCCCTTACCGTACGTTCGCATTTGGGCACTTATGCCGTTGCAACGGTGGGACGCATCAACAACGCCGACGAGATCATCCGCAAATGCTTCCAAAACAGCTTTGCGCAGTTTTCGGAAATGGGGAACGGCAAGCTGAACCCTACGGAGCTGGTGGCGGCTCTGGTGGGAAGCCAGGCGACGCTGGCGGAGGGGATCCGCTATGCACAGGAACATATCGAGGGCTCCATGACCATGCTGGTGCTCACCCCTGACGGCATTTATGCCGCGCGGGATAATGTAGGCCGGACATCGCTGGTGCTGGGCGAAAAGGAAGACGGCTATTGCGTGGCCTCGGAAAGCTTCTCCTACCTGAACCTGGGATATCGTGACGTGCGTGAATTAGGGCCGGCCGAGGTCGTCCTGATCACGCCCGAAGGGATCGAAGAAGTATTGCCCCCCAAAGAAGACATGAAGATCTGCAGTTTCCTGTGGACGTATTACGGCTACCCGACCACCTGCTATGAAGGCGTAAATGTGGAACAGATGCGCTATGAGAGCGGACAGCTTCTGGCCTCCCACGATTGCGTGCAGCCGGATATGGTCGCCGGGATACCGGATTCCGGTACGGCGTACGCCATCGGCTATGCGAATGCCTCGGGGATTCCCTTTGCCCGCCCGTTTATCAAATATACGCCCACCTGGCCGCGCTCGTTCATGCCGCAAAAGCAGGACTTGCGCAACCTGATCGCGCATATGAAGCTGATCCCGGTCGAGGGGTTGATCCGGGGGAAAAAACTGCTGTTGATAGACGATTCCATCGTACGCGGTACACAGATGCGGGAAACGACGGAATTTTTGTACGAGAGCGGCGCTAAGGAAGTACATGTGCGTTCGGCCTGTCCGCCGATCCTGTACGGCTGTAAATATTTGAGCTTTTCCCGCTCGACGTCCGATCTCGAACTGATCGCGCGCAAGCTGATCGCGCAGAAAGAAGGGGACGTTTCTGAAAAGGTGCTGCGGGAATATGCCGAGCCGGACAGCGCGCGCCACGCGGAATTGACGGAGCAGGTGTGCGCGGAACTGCATTTTACTTCCCTGCGCTACCACCGCTTAGACGACTTGCAGGCTTCGGTGGGGATCGACCCATGTAAAATGTGTACTTATTGCTGGAATGGGAAAGAATGA
- a CDS encoding RrF2 family transcriptional regulator: MTGEFTIAVHALVYLNHKQEMLSSDELAKNVCTHPARIRKVMSKLKKAGLLTTKEGAVGGYAFRLDPKGVTLRMVSDALEEPLVAAGWRSGNADMKCLVASGMAAVMDGIYAGLDRACKERLGKITIADIDAMIFKEHSKTGS, from the coding sequence ATGACAGGCGAATTTACCATAGCTGTCCATGCGCTGGTTTATTTGAACCACAAGCAGGAAATGCTGAGCAGCGACGAGCTTGCAAAAAATGTATGCACCCATCCGGCGCGCATCCGCAAAGTGATGTCCAAGCTCAAAAAAGCGGGGCTGCTTACCACAAAAGAGGGCGCTGTCGGGGGGTATGCCTTCCGGCTTGACCCAAAAGGGGTGACGTTACGCATGGTGAGCGACGCGCTCGAAGAGCCGCTCGTTGCGGCGGGGTGGCGCTCGGGCAACGCGGACATGAAGTGCCTGGTGGCGTCGGGCATGGCAGCGGTGATGGACGGGATTTACGCCGGCCTAGACCGGGCGTGTAAGGAACGACTTGGCAAAATCACGATTGCGGATATTGACGCAATGATTTTTAAGGAACATTCAAAAACCGGCTCCTGA
- a CDS encoding TlpA family protein disulfide reductase, producing the protein MKRQGKTILISLLVAAALMIAACAGPASPDAGAPQTQAQTTPEPSANEKETQTAAPEVTPLFGAFKAEDSNGNEVTQEIFAGHKLTMVNIWATFCGPCLREMPELGELDEEYRDQGFQVVGMPTDVIDQDGAIDPEQVALVNEIAEKTGADYPHILPTQELVDAKLGSVTAVPETVFVDENGNQVGESYRGARDKAAWKEIIDGLLASMPEPDKPAE; encoded by the coding sequence ATGAAAAGGCAGGGAAAAACGATTTTAATATCGCTGTTGGTTGCGGCGGCATTGATGATAGCGGCGTGTGCAGGGCCGGCGTCCCCGGACGCGGGCGCACCGCAAACACAGGCGCAAACAACGCCGGAGCCGTCGGCAAATGAGAAGGAAACACAAACGGCCGCCCCGGAAGTAACGCCGCTGTTTGGGGCGTTCAAAGCGGAGGATTCAAACGGAAATGAAGTGACGCAGGAAATTTTTGCCGGGCATAAGCTGACGATGGTCAACATCTGGGCAACGTTCTGCGGGCCGTGCCTGCGCGAGATGCCCGAGCTTGGGGAACTGGACGAGGAATACCGGGATCAGGGGTTCCAGGTCGTGGGCATGCCGACGGATGTCATTGACCAAGACGGCGCGATCGACCCGGAGCAGGTGGCGCTGGTCAACGAGATCGCCGAAAAAACCGGCGCGGACTATCCGCACATCTTGCCTACGCAGGAGCTGGTCGACGCGAAGCTGGGCAGCGTGACGGCGGTGCCGGAAACGGTGTTCGTGGACGAAAACGGAAACCAGGTGGGAGAGTCTTACAGGGGCGCGCGCGACAAAGCCGCATGGAAGGAGATCATAGACGGCCTTCTTGCCTCCATGCCGGAGCCAGACAAACCCGCGGAGTAA
- a CDS encoding rhodanese-like domain-containing protein has protein sequence MKRKWMGLMLTGVAAVMVLAGCAPAGDAGSKGVEDGVAAETTAEMAYHKIDAEEAKRMIGEGDVTIVDVRRPEEYAEKHLEGALNIPNETIGEEPPAELADKDAKLVVYCRTGVRSKQASDKLVKMGYHNVYDMGGIADWPYETVS, from the coding sequence ATGAAACGAAAATGGATGGGATTGATGCTCACAGGCGTGGCTGCGGTCATGGTGCTCGCGGGATGTGCCCCGGCAGGGGACGCGGGGAGCAAAGGAGTAGAGGATGGCGTAGCGGCGGAAACGACAGCCGAAATGGCCTACCATAAGATCGACGCGGAAGAAGCAAAGCGGATGATCGGGGAAGGGGACGTGACGATCGTGGATGTGCGCAGGCCTGAAGAATATGCGGAGAAACACCTTGAGGGGGCGCTCAACATCCCCAATGAAACGATCGGGGAAGAGCCGCCCGCAGAGCTTGCGGACAAGGATGCAAAGCTGGTCGTGTACTGCCGCACAGGAGTGCGCAGCAAGCAGGCGTCCGATAAACTGGTAAAAATGGGTTATCATAATGTATACGACATGGGCGGGATCGCCGATTGGCCGTATGAAACGGTAAGTTAA
- a CDS encoding ATP-dependent 6-phosphofructokinase, with amino-acid sequence MRKKLGVLTSGGDTPGMNAAIRSVVLAADDNGFVAMGIKKGYAGLISGDVSRIKPEDVRDIANMGGTILKTARCREFMTDAGRQKALNVIKAYNIEGMVVIGGDGSFAGAEVLDRHGIPTVAVPATIDNDLPYTDFTIGFDAAVNLVISEMAKIRDTMNSHERIGVIEVMGNQCGDIALYAGIAGPAENIVIPEKEKDLDEICDRLVSERIKGKTASLVLVAEGAGSGIETAQYIHDMTGLEAKAIVLGYTQRGGSPSAADRMRASSFGIHAVQLLARGNGGRAVGIRNNNLFDEEIKAALATEPRAQTQLLEEYRILSRNG; translated from the coding sequence ATGAGGAAAAAACTCGGTGTACTGACAAGCGGCGGAGACACGCCGGGCATGAACGCAGCCATCCGTTCCGTGGTTTTGGCTGCGGATGACAATGGTTTTGTGGCCATGGGCATCAAAAAAGGATACGCCGGGCTGATCAGCGGCGACGTATCCCGTATCAAACCGGAGGACGTCCGGGATATCGCCAATATGGGCGGTACGATCCTGAAAACGGCGCGATGCCGGGAATTCATGACAGACGCCGGCCGGCAGAAAGCCCTCAATGTCATCAAAGCATACAATATCGAAGGGATGGTCGTGATCGGAGGGGACGGGAGCTTTGCGGGAGCCGAAGTCCTCGACAGGCACGGCATACCGACGGTCGCTGTCCCGGCAACGATCGACAACGATTTGCCTTACACGGATTTTACGATCGGCTTCGATGCGGCCGTGAACCTCGTGATCAGCGAAATGGCGAAGATACGGGACACGATGAATTCACACGAACGTATCGGCGTGATCGAAGTGATGGGGAACCAATGCGGGGATATCGCGCTGTATGCGGGGATCGCCGGCCCGGCCGAAAATATCGTGATCCCGGAAAAGGAAAAAGACCTGGACGAAATCTGTGACAGGCTGGTCTCGGAGCGTATCAAAGGCAAAACGGCGAGCCTTGTGCTGGTTGCGGAGGGAGCGGGCAGCGGGATAGAGACCGCACAGTATATCCACGATATGACGGGGCTGGAGGCAAAGGCCATCGTACTCGGATATACCCAAAGGGGAGGAAGCCCCAGCGCCGCCGACAGGATGAGGGCCTCGTCGTTTGGGATACACGCCGTGCAGCTTTTAGCAAGGGGGAACGGCGGACGGGCCGTCGGGATCAGGAACAATAATCTTTTCGATGAGGAGATCAAGGCCGCGCTGGCAACGGAGCCAAGGGCGCAAACGCAGCTTTTGGAAGAGTACAGGATCCTTTCAAGGAACGGCTGA
- a CDS encoding electron transfer flavoprotein subunit alpha/FixB family protein has translation MEKEEYKGVWIFAEQREGALQKVSLQILGKGRELADELGVELTAVLPGEGIKGLAGELFAHGADRVLAVEHAFLKNYTTDAYTKVVCELVNERKPEIFIIGATNIGRDLGPRVAARLETGLTADCTGLALCPDTANLLMTRPAFGGNLMATIICQEHRPQMSTVRPGVFEIPQGCRTGKGILEEIIPDLMPEDIRTDIVEIAKAAKQVVDIGEAKILVSGGRGVGCKENFSLLYDLADELNGVVSGSRAAVDAGWIDKAYQVGQTGKTVRPQVYIACGISGAIQHLAGMQESDYIIAINKQIDAPIMQVANSAVVGDMHKVIPELIAKIKEIKSMETTC, from the coding sequence ATGGAGAAGGAAGAATATAAGGGTGTGTGGATTTTTGCGGAGCAGCGTGAAGGAGCGCTGCAAAAGGTGTCCTTGCAGATATTGGGCAAAGGGCGTGAACTGGCGGACGAACTGGGCGTGGAGCTGACCGCCGTATTGCCGGGCGAAGGGATCAAAGGGCTGGCAGGCGAGCTGTTTGCCCACGGCGCAGACCGCGTACTGGCAGTGGAGCATGCCTTCCTGAAAAACTATACGACGGACGCTTATACAAAGGTCGTCTGCGAGCTTGTGAACGAAAGGAAGCCGGAAATATTTATCATTGGGGCAACGAATATCGGCAGGGACCTGGGGCCGCGCGTCGCCGCGCGCCTTGAAACAGGGCTCACGGCGGACTGTACGGGGCTCGCGCTTTGCCCGGACACCGCCAACCTCCTGATGACACGGCCCGCTTTCGGCGGCAACCTGATGGCGACGATCATCTGCCAGGAGCACCGCCCGCAGATGTCTACGGTGCGGCCGGGCGTGTTTGAGATCCCGCAGGGTTGCAGGACGGGAAAAGGAATTCTGGAAGAAATCATACCGGACTTAATGCCGGAGGATATCCGTACGGATATCGTGGAAATCGCCAAAGCGGCAAAGCAGGTCGTAGATATTGGTGAGGCCAAAATTTTGGTATCCGGCGGCAGGGGCGTCGGCTGCAAAGAAAATTTTTCGCTGTTGTACGACTTGGCGGATGAGCTTAACGGGGTCGTGTCCGGATCGCGTGCGGCAGTGGACGCGGGCTGGATCGATAAAGCGTACCAGGTAGGGCAGACGGGCAAAACAGTGCGTCCCCAGGTATATATCGCCTGCGGGATTTCGGGAGCGATACAGCATTTGGCGGGGATGCAGGAATCCGATTATATCATCGCCATCAACAAGCAGATCGACGCGCCGATCATGCAGGTCGCAAACAGTGCGGTCGTCGGGGATATGCATAAGGTGATCCCGGAGCTGATCGCAAAAATAAAAGAAATAAAGAGTATGGAAACGACTTGTTGA
- a CDS encoding electron transfer flavoprotein subunit beta/FixA family protein, whose amino-acid sequence MNIVVCIKQVPDTNEVRIDPVTGTLVRDGIPTIINPDDLSALEEALKTKEELGAHVLVMTMGPPQAEYALREALAMGADEAVLLTDRQFSGADTLATSRVLAAAVRKLGYAVDIIFAGRQAIDGDTAQVGPEMAEHLGLPQVTYVEGMKVQGGRLVVKRSLEDGYECISVKMPVVLTTIKELNEPRYMGIKGISGAFGKEIRQWGAGDIGLDPALLGLSGSPTRVKKSMTKELRQVGQPYEAPAKEAAGYVAGVLKELHIL is encoded by the coding sequence ATGAATATCGTTGTTTGTATCAAGCAAGTGCCGGATACCAATGAAGTGCGGATCGATCCCGTGACGGGGACGCTGGTCAGGGACGGGATCCCCACTATCATAAACCCCGACGATCTGAGCGCGCTGGAGGAGGCATTAAAGACCAAAGAAGAGCTGGGCGCGCATGTCCTTGTCATGACAATGGGGCCGCCGCAGGCGGAATACGCGCTCAGGGAAGCGCTGGCGATGGGGGCCGACGAAGCCGTGCTGCTCACGGACAGGCAGTTTTCCGGGGCGGATACGCTCGCTACCTCCAGGGTATTGGCGGCTGCCGTCAGGAAGCTGGGATATGCTGTGGACATCATCTTTGCGGGCAGGCAAGCGATCGACGGGGATACCGCACAGGTGGGGCCGGAGATGGCGGAGCACCTTGGACTGCCGCAGGTAACGTATGTGGAAGGCATGAAGGTTCAAGGCGGCAGGCTCGTTGTCAAGCGGTCGCTGGAGGACGGATATGAATGTATATCGGTGAAAATGCCCGTGGTGCTGACTACGATCAAAGAATTAAACGAGCCGCGGTATATGGGTATCAAAGGGATATCCGGCGCGTTCGGTAAAGAGATCAGGCAATGGGGCGCAGGGGATATCGGTCTAGACCCGGCGCTTTTGGGGCTCAGCGGTTCGCCTACGCGGGTAAAGAAATCTATGACGAAAGAGCTTCGGCAGGTCGGGCAGCCGTACGAGGCGCCGGCAAAGGAAGCCGCGGGATATGTTGCGGGCGTGCTAAAAGAGCTGCACATCTTGTAG
- a CDS encoding acyl-CoA dehydrogenase, translating into MEMEFTKENDLVRQMVRKFAENEVATVAAEIDKTEQFPLDTVKKMAKYGLMGMSFPSEYGGNDSDFVSYIIVMEELAKACGTTSVIVAAHTSLCASPIFNFGTEEQKRKYLPGLLSGEKLGAFGLTEPNAGSDAGSQQTMAVLEGDHYILNGSKVFITNAGFADVYIIFAMTDKAKGTRGISAFIVEKNFPGFSIGKIEEKLGIRASSTGELVMADCKVPKENLLGKENKGFGVAMATLDSGRIGIAAQALGFAEAAYAQCLEHVKQRRQFGKPLSKFQGLQWYLADMNVQVEAAKLLVYKAAFKKQQGLPISLDAAQAKLFAAQTANAVATKAIQVLGGYGYTMDYPVERIMRDAKITEIYEGTSEVQKMVIAANILK; encoded by the coding sequence ATGGAGATGGAATTTACAAAAGAAAATGACTTAGTACGGCAGATGGTCAGGAAATTCGCCGAAAACGAGGTGGCGACGGTCGCTGCCGAGATCGATAAAACGGAGCAATTCCCGCTTGATACGGTGAAAAAAATGGCCAAATACGGCCTGATGGGGATGTCGTTCCCAAGCGAATACGGTGGGAATGACTCGGACTTTGTGAGCTATATCATCGTCATGGAGGAACTGGCGAAGGCCTGCGGCACGACCTCTGTCATCGTGGCTGCGCATACTTCGCTGTGTGCATCCCCGATTTTCAATTTCGGTACAGAGGAGCAAAAGAGAAAATACCTTCCCGGCCTGCTTTCAGGGGAAAAGCTGGGCGCGTTTGGCCTGACCGAACCAAATGCGGGTTCGGATGCGGGAAGCCAGCAGACGATGGCGGTATTGGAAGGAGATCATTATATCCTGAACGGCTCTAAGGTATTCATCACAAACGCGGGCTTTGCGGACGTTTACATCATTTTTGCGATGACGGACAAGGCCAAGGGAACGCGTGGGATATCGGCCTTTATCGTAGAAAAAAACTTTCCGGGCTTTTCAATCGGGAAGATCGAGGAAAAATTGGGCATACGCGCATCGTCGACGGGGGAGCTGGTTATGGCCGACTGCAAAGTGCCGAAGGAAAACCTGCTGGGTAAAGAGAACAAGGGCTTTGGCGTGGCGATGGCTACGCTGGACAGCGGGAGGATCGGGATCGCGGCGCAGGCGCTGGGGTTTGCGGAAGCGGCATACGCACAGTGCCTGGAACATGTAAAACAGCGCCGGCAATTTGGCAAACCGCTGTCAAAATTCCAGGGGCTGCAATGGTATTTGGCGGATATGAACGTACAGGTAGAAGCGGCAAAGCTGCTGGTCTATAAAGCGGCGTTCAAGAAGCAGCAGGGGCTGCCCATATCGCTGGATGCGGCGCAGGCCAAATTGTTTGCGGCCCAGACTGCCAATGCGGTGGCGACAAAAGCGATACAGGTACTCGGCGGCTATGGATATACGATGGATTATCCGGTGGAACGGATCATGCGCGACGCGAAGATCACAGAGATATACGAGGGGACTTCCGAAGTGCAGAAAATGGTGATCGCCGCCAATATATTGAAATGA
- a CDS encoding CoA-transferase subunit beta: MAEYAKEYSMSEFLVVSSAREIKENDTVFAGVGIPTLGALLAKMTHAPSAVIATESGSIGPAPKRIILGIGDNAGVEDALVDTSLWRLFSDQQRGFFDIGMLGGAQVDRYGNLNSTAIFGGGDYFHPAARLPGSGGANDIASCALRTIITLPLQKRRFLERVDYISSPGYLDGYDSREKAGLKQGGPSAIITNKCIFRFDEVTKEAYLASVHPGVSVEDVKNEVSWDLKVADDVRETELPTVEQIKIIRSLDPQGIYIGNGLKEITFESYIRMLENSLENF; the protein is encoded by the coding sequence ATGGCAGAATATGCAAAAGAATACAGCATGTCCGAATTCCTTGTGGTTTCGTCGGCAAGGGAGATCAAAGAAAATGATACCGTTTTTGCGGGAGTCGGGATCCCTACGCTGGGGGCTTTGCTGGCAAAAATGACGCATGCGCCAAGCGCAGTCATCGCGACGGAATCAGGCAGCATCGGGCCGGCGCCCAAGCGGATCATATTGGGCATCGGGGACAACGCAGGGGTGGAGGACGCATTGGTGGATACGTCGCTGTGGCGCCTTTTCAGCGACCAGCAGCGGGGCTTTTTTGATATCGGTATGCTGGGCGGCGCACAGGTCGACAGGTACGGAAACTTAAACAGCACCGCGATTTTCGGCGGGGGAGACTATTTCCATCCGGCGGCGCGGCTGCCGGGGAGCGGCGGGGCCAACGATATCGCCTCTTGTGCGCTGCGCACCATCATCACGCTGCCGCTGCAAAAACGCAGGTTTTTGGAACGCGTAGACTATATCAGCTCTCCCGGATACCTGGATGGATACGATTCGCGCGAGAAGGCGGGGCTCAAGCAGGGCGGGCCGTCCGCCATCATTACCAACAAATGTATTTTCAGGTTCGACGAAGTGACGAAGGAAGCCTATTTGGCGAGCGTCCATCCCGGCGTGAGCGTAGAGGACGTGAAAAACGAAGTATCGTGGGATCTGAAAGTGGCGGACGACGTACGGGAAACGGAGCTGCCCACGGTAGAGCAGATTAAAATCATACGCAGTTTGGATCCGCAGGGCATCTATATCGGGAACGGGTTAAAAGAGATCACGTTTGAAAGCTATATTAGGATGCTGGAAAATTCTTTGGAAAACTTTTGA